One genomic region from Ornithinimicrobium flavum encodes:
- a CDS encoding peptidylprolyl isomerase: MNVTLHTNHGDINVELFEHAAPKTVATFVGLATGEKEYKDEAGRTNPQPFYDGLTFHRIIPGFMIQGGCPLGEGFGGPGFQFDDEISPDHNFNQPYMLAMANAGKRMGKGTNGSQFFITVDATTWLQGKHTIFGQVADQSSRDVVDAIAAVETGRNDKPVEPVVIERVSVS; this comes from the coding sequence ATGAACGTCACGTTGCACACCAACCACGGCGACATCAACGTCGAGCTCTTCGAGCACGCCGCGCCCAAGACCGTCGCCACCTTCGTCGGCCTGGCCACGGGTGAGAAGGAGTACAAGGACGAGGCGGGCCGCACCAACCCCCAGCCGTTCTACGACGGCCTCACCTTCCACCGGATCATCCCGGGCTTCATGATCCAGGGCGGCTGCCCGCTGGGCGAGGGCTTCGGCGGCCCCGGCTTCCAGTTCGACGACGAGATCAGCCCCGACCACAACTTCAACCAGCCCTACATGCTCGCCATGGCCAACGCCGGCAAGCGGATGGGCAAGGGCACCAACGGCTCGCAGTTCTTCATCACGGTGGACGCCACCACCTGGCTGCAGGGCAAGCACACGATCTTCGGCCAGGTCGCCGACCAGTCCTCCCGCGACGTGGTCGACGCGATCGCCGCGGTGGAGACCGGCCGCAACGACAAGCCGGTCGAGCCGGTCGTCATCGAGCGCGTCTCGGTCTCCTGA
- a CDS encoding rhomboid family intramembrane serine protease, with translation MSSAPAPGPSGSPPDGPPVCPRHRDRVSYVSCQRCDRPTCPDCQRPAAVGIQCVDCVKEAGRSTPTPRTRYGAPARADGRPLVTWTLIGLSVAVFLGQVSLSGVTERLSFIGVLAGSEPWRFLTSAFVHSPTQLLHIAFNMYILYAFGPVLEQALGRAKFLTAYLLCAVGGSVGVLLLAPPRPGWFVSVVGASGAIFGLLFLYVVIALRRGQVPTALLVMIGINLALPFFVGGIAWQAHIGGAVTGAAIGGLLTLLAATGRSAQAERRRRLIWPALGGVAVVLVGLAVWRLLAVLGPDAFSLSL, from the coding sequence GTGAGCAGCGCCCCCGCACCCGGGCCGTCCGGCTCCCCGCCGGACGGTCCGCCGGTGTGCCCGCGGCACCGCGACCGCGTCAGCTACGTCAGCTGCCAGCGGTGCGACCGCCCGACCTGTCCCGACTGCCAGCGGCCGGCCGCGGTGGGCATCCAGTGCGTCGACTGCGTCAAGGAGGCGGGGCGCTCCACCCCGACGCCCCGGACCCGGTATGGCGCTCCCGCCCGGGCGGACGGCCGGCCGCTGGTCACGTGGACCCTCATCGGCCTGTCCGTCGCGGTCTTCCTTGGGCAGGTCTCGCTGTCCGGCGTCACCGAGCGGTTGTCCTTCATCGGGGTCCTGGCCGGCTCCGAGCCGTGGCGGTTCCTCACCTCGGCCTTCGTGCACTCCCCGACCCAGCTGCTGCACATCGCCTTCAACATGTACATCCTCTACGCCTTCGGCCCCGTGCTGGAGCAGGCGCTGGGTCGGGCGAAGTTCCTCACCGCCTACCTGCTGTGCGCCGTGGGCGGGTCGGTGGGCGTGCTGCTGCTGGCCCCGCCCCGGCCCGGCTGGTTCGTCAGCGTCGTCGGCGCCTCGGGGGCGATCTTCGGCCTGCTCTTCCTCTACGTCGTCATCGCGCTGCGCCGCGGGCAGGTGCCGACCGCGCTGCTGGTGATGATCGGCATCAACCTGGCCCTGCCCTTCTTCGTCGGCGGCATCGCCTGGCAGGCGCACATCGGCGGGGCGGTGACCGGGGCGGCCATCGGCGGCCTGCTCACCCTGCTCGCCGCCACGGGCCGCTCGGCGCAGGCCGAGCGACGCCGCCGGCTCATCTGGCCGGCGCTGGGTGGGGTCGCCGTCGTGCTCGTGGGGCTGGCGGTCTGGCGGCTGCTCGCCGTGCTCGGGCCGGACGCCTTCTCGCTCTCCCTCTGA
- a CDS encoding cell division protein CrgA: MPESRGRKGARQRAQRTSEVAPQTQSLPSNPSWYVPVMTGLMILGVLWVATFYISSGALPIGSIGYWNLGIGMGLIMVGFVMATRWR; the protein is encoded by the coding sequence GTGCCCGAGTCCCGCGGACGAAAGGGTGCCCGTCAGCGGGCCCAGCGCACCAGCGAGGTCGCCCCCCAGACCCAGAGCCTGCCGAGCAACCCGTCGTGGTACGTCCCGGTCATGACCGGGCTGATGATCCTCGGGGTGCTGTGGGTCGCCACCTTCTACATCAGCAGCGGAGCGCTGCCGATCGGGTCCATCGGCTACTGGAACCTCGGGATCGGGATGGGGCTGATCATGGTCGGCTTCGTCATGGCCACCCGTTGGCGCTGA
- a CDS encoding DUF881 domain-containing protein — MDSDAPDRAPRTGRQRARVVGVTVVCLLAGILFGTSAALARQDRDGSPTDLVELIQQRDQQVQELAEQADGIGDEVAALRAEWASSRTGRILQQTDELAAGVGLARVSGPAVSVTLDDAGYTLATIPEGYSVDDVVVHQQDLQGVINALWAGGAEAVMVMDQRIVSTSSVQCVGATLYLQGRVYSPPYTVTAVGDPEEMLAALDADPVVTTYRAWADAVGLVYAVEELGETELPAFAGTSRPQHARVIREG, encoded by the coding sequence ATGGACTCCGACGCTCCCGACCGGGCCCCGAGGACCGGGCGCCAGCGCGCCCGGGTCGTCGGGGTGACGGTCGTGTGCCTGCTCGCCGGGATCCTCTTCGGCACGAGCGCGGCCCTGGCGCGGCAGGACCGCGACGGCTCGCCCACCGACCTGGTCGAGCTCATCCAGCAGCGCGACCAGCAGGTCCAGGAGCTGGCCGAGCAGGCGGACGGGATCGGGGACGAGGTCGCCGCCCTGCGGGCCGAGTGGGCGAGCAGTCGGACCGGCCGCATCCTGCAGCAGACCGACGAGCTGGCCGCCGGCGTGGGCCTGGCCAGGGTGAGCGGCCCGGCGGTGTCGGTGACCCTCGACGACGCCGGCTACACCCTCGCCACCATCCCCGAGGGCTACTCGGTGGACGACGTCGTGGTGCACCAGCAGGACCTCCAGGGCGTCATCAACGCGCTGTGGGCCGGGGGCGCCGAGGCCGTCATGGTCATGGACCAGCGGATCGTCTCGACCAGCTCGGTGCAGTGCGTCGGCGCGACGCTCTACCTGCAGGGCCGCGTCTACTCCCCGCCCTACACCGTGACCGCCGTCGGCGACCCCGAGGAGATGCTCGCCGCCCTCGACGCGGACCCGGTCGTCACGACCTACCGCGCGTGGGCCGACGCGGTCGGGCTCGTGTATGCCGTGGAGGAGCTCGGCGAGACCGAGCTCCCCGCCTTCGCCGGGACGTCCCGGCCGCAGCACGCCCGGGTCATCCGGGAGGGCTGA
- the pknB gene encoding Stk1 family PASTA domain-containing Ser/Thr kinase — protein sequence MSDPDRTQATPRLEPQEPRTLGGRYEVGELVGRGGMADVHVGHDLRLGRTVAIKILRTDLARDSSFLARFRREAQAAAGLSHPCIVGVFDSGEQLVADQGGGAPLHVPYIVMEFIHGSTLRELLNERGPLDPDEAARITAAVLSAMEYAHERGLVHRDIKPANVMVTEAGAVKVMDFGIARALADTAATMTQTQAVMGTARYLSPEQAQGLDVDGRSDLYSVGCLLYELLAGRTPFQGDPVSLVYQHLGEAPKAPSTHAKLPQALDAVTLHALEKRPEDRYQSAADFRADLNAARAEEPVSDAALATYQRVLGIGAAGAGAAAIARSQDAGATQAVPAGGGGWAETPRTSPADQLDATGSPLAGMGAAPVARPAVRDDGYERTDELPVRERRHRGALLLLGAMTLLAIAGMAWVLFLVFGPDDDPGPDMVVVPSTIGRPEAQARTVLTSAGFTVDASERASDEPVGNVVEQDPPGGEAPRGSEVLLVISSGPDARAIPSVQGMEEQAARDTLERAGFTNVRDEAEEEDDPGWEEGRVISTDPEAGEEVRLDAEIVLTVSSGQVEVPDVVGEDQTTAAIMLDEQTLTFTMEQVRTSEAEPGTVIAQSIDAGEVVDQGTEVVLTVALEPIQTATETVRETVTQPAPEPTPDPTTPEPTTPEPTTPEPTTPDPTTPEPTTPEPTTPEPTDPDPTIPEPPPDDE from the coding sequence ATGAGCGACCCGGACCGGACGCAGGCGACCCCCCGCCTCGAGCCCCAGGAGCCGCGCACGCTCGGCGGCCGCTACGAGGTCGGCGAGCTCGTCGGCCGCGGCGGGATGGCCGACGTGCACGTGGGCCACGACCTCCGGCTCGGCCGCACGGTGGCCATCAAGATCCTGCGCACCGACCTCGCCCGCGACTCCTCCTTCCTCGCGCGCTTCCGCCGGGAGGCCCAGGCCGCGGCGGGCCTGTCCCACCCCTGCATCGTCGGGGTCTTCGACTCCGGCGAGCAGCTCGTGGCCGACCAGGGCGGGGGCGCGCCCCTGCACGTGCCCTACATCGTCATGGAGTTCATCCACGGGTCCACCCTGCGCGAGCTGCTCAACGAGCGCGGCCCGCTCGACCCGGACGAGGCCGCCCGCATCACCGCCGCGGTGCTCTCCGCCATGGAGTACGCCCACGAGCGCGGGCTGGTGCACCGCGACATCAAGCCGGCCAACGTCATGGTGACCGAGGCCGGGGCCGTCAAGGTCATGGACTTCGGCATCGCCCGGGCGCTGGCCGACACGGCCGCGACGATGACCCAGACGCAGGCGGTCATGGGCACCGCCCGCTACCTCTCCCCCGAGCAGGCCCAGGGCCTGGACGTCGACGGCCGGTCCGACCTCTACTCCGTGGGCTGCCTGCTCTACGAGCTGCTCGCCGGGCGCACCCCCTTCCAGGGCGACCCGGTGTCGCTGGTCTACCAGCACCTCGGGGAGGCCCCGAAGGCCCCGTCGACCCACGCCAAGCTGCCCCAGGCCCTCGACGCCGTCACGCTGCACGCGCTGGAGAAGCGACCCGAGGACCGCTACCAGAGCGCCGCGGACTTCCGCGCCGACCTCAACGCCGCCCGCGCCGAGGAGCCGGTGTCCGACGCCGCGCTGGCCACCTACCAGCGGGTCCTCGGCATCGGGGCCGCGGGGGCCGGGGCGGCGGCGATCGCCCGCTCCCAGGACGCCGGGGCCACCCAGGCCGTCCCCGCGGGCGGGGGCGGGTGGGCCGAGACGCCCAGGACCTCCCCGGCCGACCAGCTGGACGCGACCGGCAGCCCGCTGGCGGGGATGGGGGCCGCGCCGGTCGCCCGCCCGGCCGTGCGCGACGACGGCTACGAACGCACCGACGAGCTGCCGGTCCGCGAGCGCCGCCACCGGGGGGCGCTGCTGCTCCTGGGGGCCATGACCCTGCTGGCGATCGCCGGTATGGCGTGGGTCCTCTTCCTGGTCTTCGGCCCGGACGACGACCCGGGGCCCGACATGGTCGTGGTCCCCTCCACGATCGGGCGGCCGGAGGCGCAGGCCCGGACCGTCCTGACCAGCGCCGGCTTCACGGTGGACGCCTCGGAGCGGGCCAGCGACGAACCGGTGGGCAACGTCGTCGAGCAGGACCCGCCCGGCGGGGAGGCGCCCCGGGGGTCCGAGGTGCTCCTCGTCATCTCCTCCGGCCCGGACGCGCGGGCGATCCCGTCGGTGCAGGGCATGGAGGAGCAGGCGGCCCGGGACACCCTGGAGCGGGCCGGCTTCACCAACGTCCGGGACGAGGCGGAGGAGGAGGACGACCCCGGCTGGGAGGAGGGCCGGGTCATCTCGACCGACCCCGAGGCCGGTGAGGAGGTCCGGCTCGACGCGGAGATCGTGCTGACCGTCTCCTCCGGCCAGGTGGAGGTCCCGGACGTCGTCGGGGAGGACCAGACGACGGCCGCGATCATGCTCGACGAGCAGACGCTCACCTTCACCATGGAGCAGGTCCGGACGTCCGAGGCCGAGCCGGGCACCGTCATCGCGCAGTCGATCGACGCGGGGGAGGTCGTCGACCAGGGCACCGAGGTCGTGCTGACCGTCGCCCTCGAGCCGATCCAGACGGCGACCGAGACGGTCCGGGAGACGGTGACCCAGCCGGCGCCCGAGCCGACCCCGGACCCCACGACCCCGGAGCCGACGACGCCGGAGCCCACCACCCCGGAGCCCACGACCCCCGACCCGACCACGCCCGAGCCCACCACCCCGGAGCCCACCACCCCCGAGCCGACGGATCCGGACCCCACCATCCCCGAGCCGCCGCCGGACGACGAGTGA
- a CDS encoding penicillin-binding transpeptidase domain-containing protein, which translates to MSRPAYDPNALSSHNLTAVDEAYRALEADPERPLVNRAIAGDLYPPGSVFKLVTAAAALESGDFTPDTELEGPVTYTLPGTSTTLPNFGGAACDPEDRPTLAESVQVSCNTSFAWLAGELGADALREQAEAFGFGQTLQVPMDVTASSYPEGIDDAQLALTGIGQHEVRVTPLQVALISAGIANDGVVMTPYLVDTTRNADLEVIDQTDPRTLGRAVSGSTAQALTEMMQLVVERGSGQGAALPGVPVAGKTGTAEFGTNGAAHAWFTGFAPADDPQIAVAVVVESATDNWTGETGGSVAAPVARAMLEAGVDR; encoded by the coding sequence GTGAGCCGCCCGGCCTACGACCCCAACGCGCTGTCCAGCCACAACCTCACCGCCGTGGATGAGGCCTACCGCGCGCTCGAGGCGGACCCGGAGCGTCCGCTGGTCAACCGCGCCATCGCCGGCGACCTCTACCCGCCCGGCTCGGTCTTCAAGCTGGTGACCGCGGCCGCGGCCCTGGAGAGCGGGGACTTCACCCCCGACACCGAGCTCGAGGGCCCGGTCACCTACACCCTGCCGGGGACCAGCACCACGCTGCCCAACTTCGGCGGGGCCGCCTGCGACCCCGAGGACCGACCCACCCTGGCCGAGTCGGTGCAGGTGTCGTGCAACACCTCCTTCGCCTGGCTCGCGGGCGAGCTCGGCGCCGACGCGCTGCGGGAGCAGGCCGAGGCCTTCGGCTTCGGCCAGACCCTGCAGGTGCCGATGGACGTCACCGCCTCGTCCTACCCCGAGGGCATCGACGACGCGCAGCTCGCGCTGACCGGCATCGGCCAGCACGAGGTGCGGGTCACCCCGCTGCAGGTCGCGCTGATCTCGGCGGGCATCGCCAACGACGGGGTGGTCATGACCCCCTACCTCGTGGACACCACCCGCAACGCCGACCTCGAGGTCATCGACCAGACTGACCCGCGCACCCTGGGCCGGGCCGTCTCCGGGTCGACGGCGCAGGCGCTGACCGAGATGATGCAGCTGGTCGTTGAGCGCGGCTCCGGGCAGGGCGCCGCGCTTCCCGGGGTGCCGGTGGCGGGCAAGACGGGCACGGCCGAGTTCGGCACCAACGGCGCCGCCCACGCCTGGTTCACCGGCTTCGCCCCGGCCGACGACCCGCAGATCGCGGTCGCGGTCGTCGTGGAGTCGGCCACCGACAACTGGACCGGCGAGACCGGTGGAAGCGTCGCCGCACCGGTGGCGCGGGCCATGCTCGAGGCAGGAGTGGACCGATGA
- a CDS encoding PP2C family protein-serine/threonine phosphatase: MPTFVAFRYAARTNVGLGSKSRNEDSAYAGPELLVLCDGMGGHAAGDVASSLVIGELVHLDGESHGADDVLDVLGQALEEANDRLADVMEVYPDSDGMGTTCIAMVRSGSKLAVANIGDSRAYLLRAGRLTRITKDHSFVQKLLDEGRITEDEALHHPQRSLVTRVFTGRPEDQPDLSLREVRTGDRLLLCSDGLTDYVTEETVGELLRHPDRTPGQVADSLIQTALRAGTRDNVTVVVVDVVPSGDGTTRPQVVGAASERRGTQVISPPTPAEKAAQLTREASGRAEPPDAPLLAEEQTRPWVRALRASVVSLAVLAVLGAGGWAGWTWSQQQYFVGEDEGQVTVFRGLSQDLGPLSLSTAEERTDIRVEALPAYYRDQVRRTLSADDRAGADRLVEDLRALARGACSPIVLLPDGSTTTAIPDDLALLTADSLARARALQEEEDAARDDVATTTGATAGDLAAGTADVDEIMRRALEVGLGPLAGDLGTDRAGGTAYPTPSATTDAATPTPTSPVGTAVVVWPEGCP, encoded by the coding sequence ATGCCGACCTTCGTCGCCTTCCGCTACGCGGCCCGCACCAACGTCGGGCTCGGCAGCAAGTCCCGCAACGAGGACTCCGCCTACGCCGGGCCCGAGCTGCTGGTGCTGTGCGACGGCATGGGCGGGCACGCGGCCGGCGACGTCGCCTCCTCGCTCGTCATCGGCGAGCTGGTGCACCTCGACGGGGAGTCCCACGGCGCGGACGACGTCCTCGACGTGCTGGGGCAGGCGCTGGAGGAGGCCAACGACCGGCTCGCCGACGTTATGGAGGTCTACCCCGACTCCGACGGCATGGGGACGACCTGCATCGCGATGGTCCGCAGCGGCAGCAAGCTGGCCGTCGCCAACATCGGGGACTCCCGGGCCTACCTGCTGCGGGCCGGCCGGCTGACCCGGATCACCAAGGACCACTCCTTCGTCCAGAAGCTGCTCGACGAGGGCCGGATCACCGAGGACGAGGCCCTGCACCACCCGCAGCGCTCCCTGGTCACCCGCGTCTTCACCGGGCGGCCCGAGGACCAGCCGGACCTGTCGCTGCGCGAGGTGCGCACCGGCGACCGCCTGCTGCTGTGCAGCGACGGCCTCACCGACTACGTGACGGAGGAGACCGTCGGCGAGCTGCTCCGGCACCCCGACCGCACCCCCGGCCAGGTGGCCGACAGCCTCATCCAGACCGCGCTGCGGGCCGGCACGCGCGACAACGTGACGGTCGTCGTCGTGGACGTCGTCCCCTCCGGCGACGGCACCACCCGGCCGCAGGTCGTCGGCGCCGCGAGCGAGCGCCGCGGCACCCAGGTCATCAGCCCGCCCACCCCGGCCGAGAAGGCCGCCCAGCTCACCCGGGAGGCGAGCGGCCGGGCCGAGCCGCCCGACGCCCCGCTGCTGGCGGAGGAGCAGACCCGGCCCTGGGTGCGGGCGCTGCGGGCCTCCGTGGTCTCGCTGGCGGTGCTGGCGGTGCTGGGCGCCGGTGGCTGGGCGGGGTGGACCTGGAGCCAGCAGCAGTACTTCGTCGGTGAGGACGAGGGGCAGGTCACCGTCTTCCGCGGCCTGTCCCAGGACCTGGGGCCGCTGTCCCTGTCCACCGCCGAGGAGCGCACCGACATCCGGGTCGAGGCCCTGCCGGCGTACTACCGCGACCAGGTCCGGCGCACGCTCAGCGCCGACGACCGCGCCGGCGCCGACCGCCTCGTCGAGGACCTGCGCGCCCTCGCCCGGGGCGCCTGCTCCCCGATCGTGCTGCTGCCCGACGGGTCCACCACGACCGCCATCCCCGACGACCTGGCCCTGCTGACCGCCGACAGCCTGGCCCGCGCCCGGGCCCTGCAGGAGGAGGAGGACGCCGCCCGCGACGACGTGGCGACCACGACCGGTGCCACCGCCGGCGACCTCGCCGCGGGCACCGCCGACGTGGACGAGATCATGCGCCGGGCGCTCGAGGTCGGGCTGGGGCCCCTGGCCGGCGACCTGGGCACGGACCGGGCCGGCGGCACCGCATACCCGACGCCGTCGGCGACCACCGACGCGGCGACGCCGACCCCCACCTCGCCCGTCGGCACCGCCGTCGTCGTCTGGCCGGAGGGATGCCCGTGA
- a CDS encoding FHA domain-containing protein FhaB/FipA: MGELTLNLIRLGVVVLLWAFVFSVVGVLRGDLYGTRVLSRNAGPPRSRESRGERRQRRDTPTRLVVTEGRLRGTTVPLHDAGVLIGRNPECSLVLTDDYASGRHLRIYAGAGAWYADDLDSTNGTEVDGRRITTGARLDPGAQIRIGQTVIELRR, from the coding sequence ATGGGCGAGCTCACGCTCAACCTCATCCGGCTGGGTGTCGTCGTCCTGCTCTGGGCCTTCGTCTTCTCGGTCGTGGGTGTCCTGCGCGGCGACCTCTACGGCACCCGGGTGCTCAGCCGCAACGCCGGCCCGCCCCGCTCCCGGGAGTCACGGGGGGAGCGACGCCAGCGCCGCGACACCCCCACCCGCCTCGTGGTCACCGAGGGCCGGCTGCGTGGCACGACCGTGCCCCTGCACGACGCCGGCGTGCTCATCGGGCGCAACCCGGAGTGCTCCCTGGTCCTCACCGACGACTACGCCTCGGGGCGGCACCTGCGCATCTACGCGGGGGCCGGCGCGTGGTACGCCGACGACCTGGACTCGACCAACGGCACCGAGGTCGACGGGCGGCGGATCACCACCGGCGCCCGCCTGGACCCGGGGGCCCAGATCCGGATCGGGCAGACCGTCATCGAGCTGCGCCGCTGA
- a CDS encoding FhaA domain-containing protein — translation MGVFDKLERGLERAVKQPFARVFKAEVQPVEIASAMRRSMDDRAAVLGPGRTMVPNVFTIELAPTDFERLDSYDRALTDELVAAAEDHADAQRYVAPGPFEVRLVSGDDLETGIFRVRPAAKDGRQGRGGGSAREYADASRELDRRRQQGGPADPRGAARGADPMAAYRPERGAAAAGAAGAPLVERTRAVDAGGDAAPRRRRSSGSSPVTLEIEGRRIPLTGAVTTLGRDEGCTVVVDDAGASRRHAEIRISHDGPHLQVVLRDLGSTNGTYLNGEQVGSEELRDRDRITMGRTHIVVHLEG, via the coding sequence GTGGGAGTCTTCGACAAGCTCGAGCGGGGGCTCGAGCGTGCCGTCAAGCAACCGTTCGCGCGGGTCTTCAAGGCCGAGGTCCAGCCGGTCGAGATCGCCTCGGCGATGCGCAGGTCGATGGACGACCGCGCCGCCGTCCTGGGCCCGGGCCGCACCATGGTCCCCAACGTCTTCACCATCGAGCTGGCCCCCACCGACTTCGAGCGGCTGGACTCCTACGACCGCGCGCTGACCGACGAGCTGGTCGCCGCGGCGGAGGACCACGCCGACGCCCAGCGGTATGTCGCGCCCGGCCCCTTCGAGGTCCGGCTGGTCTCCGGCGACGACCTGGAGACCGGCATCTTCCGCGTCCGCCCGGCCGCCAAGGACGGTCGCCAGGGACGGGGCGGGGGCAGCGCCCGGGAGTATGCCGACGCCTCCCGCGAGCTGGACCGCCGCCGGCAGCAGGGCGGGCCCGCCGACCCGCGCGGCGCGGCCCGGGGTGCGGACCCGATGGCCGCCTACCGGCCCGAGCGCGGCGCCGCCGCGGCCGGTGCGGCAGGTGCACCGCTGGTCGAGCGCACCCGCGCCGTCGACGCCGGCGGTGACGCCGCCCCCCGCCGCCGACGTTCCTCCGGCAGCTCGCCGGTGACGCTGGAGATCGAGGGCAGGCGCATCCCGCTGACCGGGGCCGTCACCACCCTGGGCCGCGACGAGGGCTGCACCGTCGTCGTCGACGACGCGGGCGCCTCCCGCCGGCACGCCGAGATCCGGATCAGCCACGACGGTCCGCACCTGCAGGTGGTCCTGCGCGACCTCGGCTCCACCAACGGCACCTACCTCAACGGCGAGCAGGTCGGGAGCGAGGAGCTGCGCGACCGCGACCGGATCACCATGGGCCGCACCCACATCGTGGTCCATTTGGAGGGGTGA
- a CDS encoding diacylglycerol/lipid kinase family protein yields the protein MSTDRPVLVLASPGAGTAHDDVVDRVCRALAARSPSGTQVLAPATDEEYAAAVASAEGRDVVVLGGDGSVHRLLQQLADLDLLSRCGAVGVVPMGTGNDLARGAGLPLSPDAAAQVALSGRPAARGLLREPGGAVVVNAVHCGVAAEATAHAAEVKGVLGRAAYLVGALRAGLTSTGWQLRVVVDGEVVADGSERVLMVSVAVGSSVGGGTPIAPGADPGDDEVEVVVALSATPWARIGFARDLRRGRHTRRSDVVTTRGREVRVEARTPQDAFRVNADGDVEDDRSLDRTWRHEPRAWTLRVPDGRHPHRPDASS from the coding sequence GTGAGCACCGACCGCCCGGTCCTGGTCCTGGCGAGCCCCGGTGCCGGCACCGCGCACGACGACGTGGTGGACCGGGTATGCCGTGCGCTCGCCGCGCGCAGCCCGTCCGGGACGCAGGTCCTAGCGCCGGCGACGGACGAGGAGTATGCGGCGGCGGTCGCCTCCGCCGAGGGCCGGGACGTGGTCGTGCTGGGCGGGGACGGCTCGGTCCACCGGCTGCTCCAGCAGCTGGCCGACCTGGACCTGCTGAGCCGGTGCGGGGCCGTCGGGGTGGTGCCGATGGGCACGGGCAACGACCTGGCCCGCGGGGCGGGCCTCCCGCTGTCCCCGGACGCGGCGGCGCAGGTCGCGCTGTCGGGGCGCCCGGCGGCCCGAGGGCTGCTCCGGGAGCCGGGCGGGGCGGTGGTCGTCAACGCCGTCCACTGCGGGGTCGCTGCCGAGGCGACCGCGCACGCGGCCGAGGTCAAGGGGGTGCTGGGGCGGGCGGCGTACCTCGTCGGTGCGCTGCGCGCGGGTCTGACCTCGACCGGCTGGCAGCTGCGGGTCGTGGTCGACGGGGAGGTGGTGGCGGACGGGTCCGAGCGCGTCCTCATGGTGAGCGTGGCGGTGGGCTCCTCGGTCGGGGGCGGCACCCCCATCGCGCCCGGCGCCGACCCCGGGGACGACGAGGTCGAGGTCGTCGTGGCGCTCAGCGCCACCCCGTGGGCCAGGATCGGCTTCGCCCGGGACCTGCGCAGGGGCCGGCACACCCGCCGGTCCGACGTCGTTACGACGCGGGGGCGGGAGGTCCGCGTCGAGGCGCGCACGCCGCAGGACGCCTTCCGGGTCAACGCCGACGGCGACGTGGAGGACGACCGGTCGCTGGACCGGACGTGGCGGCACGAGCCGCGCGCCTGGACGCTGCGGGTGCCGGACGGCCGGCACCCCCACCGACCGGACGCGAGTTCCTGA
- the mgrA gene encoding L-glyceraldehyde 3-phosphate reductase has product MTYTPSPSRYDSMLYRRVGRSGLDLPAVSLGLWHNFGDDVPFERQEQVLRTAFDLGITHFDLANNYGPPYGAAEENVGRHLRRSFAGLRDELVISSKAGWDMWPGPYGQVGGSRKYLVASLDQSLRRMGLDYVDIYYHHRPDPETPLEETMGALDAIVRSGKALYVGISSYSAQDTRRAASILADLGTPLLIHQPSYSMLNRWTEEEELLDTLEEVGAGCIAFSPLAQGMLTSKYLDGVPEGSRATQGKSLSTDLITDEVVEHLRALDAIAGERGQTLAQLALAWTLRDPRMSSVLVGASSPEQLEQNVAALQRLELSAEELERIDAHAVDAGIDLWQGARVG; this is encoded by the coding sequence ATGACGTACACCCCCTCCCCCTCCCGCTACGACTCGATGCTCTACCGCCGGGTGGGCCGCTCCGGCCTCGACCTGCCCGCCGTGAGCCTGGGCCTGTGGCACAACTTCGGCGACGACGTGCCCTTCGAGCGCCAGGAGCAGGTGCTGCGGACGGCGTTCGACCTGGGGATCACGCACTTCGACCTCGCCAACAACTACGGCCCGCCCTACGGCGCCGCGGAGGAGAACGTCGGGCGTCACCTGCGCCGGAGCTTCGCCGGGCTGCGGGACGAGCTGGTCATCTCCAGCAAGGCCGGGTGGGACATGTGGCCGGGCCCGTACGGCCAGGTGGGCGGCTCGCGGAAGTACCTCGTCGCCAGCCTCGACCAGTCGCTGCGCCGGATGGGCCTGGACTACGTCGACATCTACTACCACCACCGGCCGGACCCGGAGACCCCGCTCGAGGAGACGATGGGGGCGCTGGACGCGATCGTGCGCTCGGGCAAGGCGCTCTACGTCGGCATCTCCTCCTACTCGGCGCAGGACACCCGCCGCGCGGCCTCGATCCTCGCCGACCTCGGCACGCCGCTGCTCATCCACCAGCCGTCCTACTCGATGCTCAACCGCTGGACCGAGGAGGAGGAGCTGCTCGACACGCTGGAGGAGGTCGGGGCGGGCTGCATCGCCTTCTCGCCCCTGGCGCAGGGGATGCTCACCAGCAAGTACCTCGACGGGGTGCCCGAGGGCTCCCGCGCCACCCAGGGCAAGAGCCTGTCCACCGACCTCATCACCGACGAGGTCGTCGAGCACCTGCGCGCCCTGGACGCCATCGCCGGCGAGCGGGGGCAGACCCTCGCCCAGCTGGCGCTCGCCTGGACGCTGCGCGACCCGCGGATGTCCTCGGTGCTCGTCGGGGCCAGCAGCCCCGAGCAGCTGGAGCAGAACGTCGCCGCCCTGCAGCGGCTCGAGCTGTCGGCCGAGGAGCTGGAGCGCATCGACGCCCACGCCGTCGACGCCGGCATCGACCTGTGGCAGGGCGCCCGGGTGGGCTGA